A genome region from Pseudorca crassidens isolate mPseCra1 chromosome 20, mPseCra1.hap1, whole genome shotgun sequence includes the following:
- the LOC137215503 gene encoding interferon lambda-4-like, producing MTSRDGAEWRSRGGRGAVGLWVLVTVGVAADPEVVEPPRRFLSHYRSLDPRALLAIKALRDRYEEETLSWRPRNCSFRRRRDPPRPSSRALLRQVTRGLADAHDVLSSLPSPELFPGVGPTLELLAAAGRDVAACLELVRPGSWSKSLRRPRRRPQTRTADSPRCHEATVIFNLLRLLAWDLRLVVHLGPCL from the exons ATGAC GAGCAGAGATGGGGCCGAGTGGCGCAGCCGCGGTGGCCGTGGGGCTGTGGGGCTGTGGGTCTTGGTGACGGTGGGCGTGGCAGCGGACCCCGAGGTGGTGGAGCCTCCGCGCCGCTTCCTCTCACACTACCGCTCCCTGGACCCCCGGGCGCTGCTGGCCATCAAGGCACTGAGGGACCGCTAT GAAGAAGAGACGCTGAGCTGGAGGCCGCGCAACTGCTCCTTCCGCCGGAGGAGGGACCCTCCGCGGCCTTCC TCCCGTGCGCTGCTCCGCCAGGTGACCCGCGGCCTGGCCGACGCCCATGACGTGCTGAGCAGCCTGCCGAGCCCCGAGCTGTTCCCCGGCGTCGGCCCGACCCTGGAGCTGCTGGCGGCCGCGGGGCGGGACGTGGCGGCCTGC CTCGAGCTGGTCCGGCCAGGCTCCTGGAGCAAGTCCCTGCGGAGGCCCAGGAGGCGTCCCCAAACTCGCACAGCT GACTCGCCTCGGTGCCACGAAGCCACCGTCATCTTCAACCTCCTGCGCCTGCTCGCGTGGGACCTACGGCTGGTGGTGCACTTGGGTCCTTGTCTGTGA
- the LOC137215504 gene encoding interferon lambda-4-like, which produces MEDRSRDGAEWRSRGGRGAVGLWVLVTVGVAADPEVVEPPRRFLSHYRSLDPRALLAIKALRDRYEEETLSWRPRNCSFRRRRDPPRPSSRALLRQVARGLADAHDVLSSLPSPELFPGVGPTLELLAAAGRDVAACLELVRPGSRSKSLRRPRRRPQTRTADSPRCHEATVIFNLLRLLAWDLRLVAHLGPCL; this is translated from the exons ATGGAAGACAG GAGCAGAGATGGGGCCGAGTGGCGCAGCCGCGGTGGCCGTGGGGCTGTGGGGCTGTGGGTCTTGGTGACGGTGGGCGTGGCAGCGGACCCCGAAGTGGTGGAGCCTCCGCGCCGCTTCCTCTCACACTACCGCTCCCTGGACCCCCGGGCGCTGCTGGCCATCAAGGCACTGAGGGACCGCTAT GAAGAAGAGACGCTGAGCTGGAGGCCGCGCAACTGCTCGTTCCGTCGGAGGAGGGACCCTCCGCGGCCTTCC TCCCGTGCGCTGCTCCGCCAGGTGGCCCGCGGCCTCGCCGACGCCCATGACGTGCTGAGCAGCCTGCCGAGCCCCGAGCTGTTCCCCGGCGTCGGCCCGACCCTGGAGCTGCTGGCGGCCGCGGGGCGGGACGTGGCGGCCTGC CTCGAGCTGGTCCGGCCAGGCTCCCGGAGCAAGTCCCTGCGGAGGCCCAGGAGGCGTCCCCAAACTCGCACAGCT GACTCGCCTCGGTGCCACGAAGCCACCGTCATCTTCAACCTCCTGCGCCTGCTCGCGTGGGACCTGCGGCTGGTGGCGCACTTGGGTCCTTGTCTGTGA
- the LOC137215505 gene encoding interferon lambda-3-like, which translates to MAAPLDLLPSPRQPPSWKFQALHGNTSYRASPSPPRRPPSPHLLSFLNTDVAPGCRLLLVLMTVAPSRTGAVPVPSPLGALPGARGCHMAQFKSLSPQELQAFKRAKDAFEESLLQKDWNCSSRLFPRTRDLRQLQVWERPVALEAELALTLNVLEATANSSLDHILDQPLHTLHHIHSKLQACVPARPTAGPRPRGRLHHWLHRLQEAPKKESRDCLEASVVFNLFRLLTRDLKCVASGDQCV; encoded by the exons ATGG CAGCACCCCTGGACCTTCTGCCGTCTCCTAGACAGCCTCCCTCTTGGAAGTTCCAGGCTCTTCATGGCAACACCTCCTACAG agcctccccctcccccccgcgacgccctccctcccctcaccttcTGTCCTTCCTTAACACAGACGTGGCCCCCGGCTGCAGGCTGCTGCTGGTGCTGATGACCGTGGCGCCGAGCAGGACAGGAGCGGTTCCTGTGCCCTCACCCCTCGGGGCCCTCCCAGGTGCAAGGGGCTGCCACATGGCCCAGTTCAAGTCTCTGTCCCCACAAGAGCTGCAGGCCTTCAAGAGGGCCAAGGATGCCTTT GAAGAGTCGCTCTTGCAGAAGGACTGGAACTGCAGCTCCCGCCTCTTCCCCAGGACCCGGGACCTGAGGCAGCTGCAG GTGTGGGAGCGCCCCGTGGCCTTGGAGGCGGAGCTGGCCCTGACACTGAATGTCCTGGAGGCCACGGCTAACTCATCCCTGGATCACATCCTGGACCAGCCCCTTCACACGCTGCACCACATCCACTCCAAGCTCCAGGCCTGT gtCCCAGCTCGGCCCACAGCAGGCCCCAGGCCCCGGGGCCGCCTCCACCACTGGCTGCACCGGCTCCAGGAGGCCCCGAAGAAG gagtCCCGGGACTGCCTCGAAGCCTCTGTCGTGTTCAACCTCTTCCGCCTCCTCACCCGGGACCTGAAATGTGTTGCCAGTGGAGACCAGTGTGTCTGA